A single genomic interval of Helianthus annuus cultivar XRQ/B chromosome 6, HanXRQr2.0-SUNRISE, whole genome shotgun sequence harbors:
- the LOC110865313 gene encoding uncharacterized protein LOC110865313, which translates to MQHLSFLSLVSYLPRKHDPKVYTHIPLYIPRQLISKSHVKYKPIHIFTISTSYVPNTQPPQLRPERNSLFHPVLSPKIFGPQFTYDQVFYFQNIEIAGSSRPLVHHVAPIINLSIAESRVYRCRRSSRHISPDILFVAEQVECIAAANSLGSRRHIDIFSVAGHLHIATVAGHIDIVVVSVSRWSSRDNLDNIPANNNYSGVNVFVTTMDRPESVASNVYETPNGTRYRTPIVPTGFKPFVKARFTTIEQAIAMYEQYAQLAGFGTRLGTSKKEKIGDEIITVRRYVLCSRAKANKPKHKERNPDVVDSTSPSRRSNVKVTHV; encoded by the exons ATGCAACACCTGTCTTTCTTATCCCTTGTATCTTACCTACCAAGAAAACATGACCCCAAAGTTTATACTCACATACCATTATATATTCCCAGGCAACTTATAAGCAAATCCCATGTAAAATATAAACCAATACATATTTTCACCATCTCCACTAGCTATGTACCGAACACTCAGCCACCTCAATTGAGGCCAGAACGAAACTCACTTTTCCATCCGGTTTTATCGCCTAAG ATATTCGGTCCACAATTCACGTATGATCAAGTTTTCTATTTCCAGAACATTGAAATCGCAGGTTCATCACGTCCCCTTGTTCATCACGTCGCTCCGATCATCAACCTATCAATTGCAGAAAGTCGAGTGTATCGTTGCCGTCGTTCATCACGTCACATCTCGCCGGACATATTGTTTGTTGCTGAGCAAGTCGAGTGTATCGCTGCCGCTAATTCGCTGGGTAGTCGCCGTCATATTGATATTTTTTCCGTCGCCGGACATCTTCATATTGCTACAGTCGCCGGACATATTGATATTGTTGTCGTCTCCGTCAGCCGCTGGTCCTCGAGAGATAATTTGGACAATATTCCGGCGAATAACAATTATTCCGGAGTTAATGTCTTCGTTACAACAATGGATCGTCCAG AGTCGGTTGCTAGCAACGTTTACGAAACTCCAAATGGGACTAGGTACAGGACACCGATTGTCCCCACCGGATTTAAACCGTTTGTGAAAGCTAGATTTACTACTATTGAACAAGCAATTGCAATGTACGAGCAGTACGCACAGCTAGCAGGATTTGGAACCCGTTTGGGTacttcaaaaaaagaaaaaataggCGACGAGATAATTACGGTTCGGCGATACGTTTTATGTTCCAGGGCGAAAGCGAACAAACCTAAACATAAAGAAAGGAACCCTGATGTTGTAGACTCCACTTCACCATCACGTCGTTCCAATGTCAaagttacacatgtgtaa